The following proteins are encoded in a genomic region of Populus trichocarpa isolate Nisqually-1 chromosome 13, P.trichocarpa_v4.1, whole genome shotgun sequence:
- the LOC18104198 gene encoding uncharacterized protein LOC18104198, with protein MNEMAGSSSSQSQAPKILLAKPPGLVTSGPAVSAAAAKFGREDETAPHHHHRSRLPSITSLNLLSDSWDFHIDRFLPFLTENTDFTVVGIIGPPGVGKSTILNELYGFDGTSPGMLPPFTVQSEDNRAMARHCSVGIEPRISAERLILLDTQPVFSPSVLAEMMRPDGSSTISVLSGENLSTELAHELTAIQLGVLLASICHVLLVVSDGVYDDSMRHLMLTVDLLKHGIPDPSSLNSAYLQSSNAGTEKENKDKVSEAEEYMATPLFVHTKLQDKDFTPCNFVELRKELAQYFSSSSFIKEKGGSMEKEQISYSVPSNSHDNDPDSKSINLFVIPLKDKDDSLKAQYKSYISALWKLRDQVLSMNGLSFARTVSERDWLKNSAKIWELVKGSAIIAEYGQALQGSGMFRR; from the exons ATGAATGAAATGGCAGGGAGTTCTTCATCACAGTCACAGGCTCCCAAAATCCTACTAGCAAAGCCTCCCGGATTGGTGACTTCTGGACCAGCGGTGTCTGCCGCTGCTGCTAAATTTGGACGCGAAGACGAAACAGCGCCGCACCATCACCATCGGTCTCGTCTCCCTTCAATTACCTCTCTCAATCTCCTCTCCGATTCTTGGGACTTCCACATTGATCGCTTTCTCCCT TTCCTGACGGAGAATACAGATTTTACAGTGGTTGGAATAATTGGGCCGCCTGGGGTTGGCAAGTCCACAATCTTGAATGAGCTTTATGGCTTTGATGGAACCTCGCCAG GGATGCTTCCGCCGTTTACTGTGCAGTCTGAAGATAACCGAGCAATGGCAAGGCATTGTTCTGTGGGAATTGAACCCAGGATATCTGCTGAGAGGCTTATTCTTCTTGATACCCAG CCTGTTTTTAGCCCTTCTGTTTTGGCAGAGATGATGAGACCTGATGGCTCATCCACAATTTCAGTTTTAAGCGGTGAAAACCTTTCTACTGAGTTGGCTCATGAACTTACAGCTATTCAG CTTGGTGTTCTCCTAGCTTCCATTTGTCATGTCCTGCTGGTGGTATCAGATGGAGTTTATGATGATAGTATGCGGCACTTAATGTTGACG GTTGACTTGCTGAAACATGGCATACCTGATCCATCTTCACTAAACTCTGCATATTTGCAGAGCTCTAATGCGGgaactgaaaaagaaaacaaggataAAGTCTCTGAGGCTGAAGAGTATATGGCTACTCCACTCTTTGTACATACAAA GCTGCAAGATAAAGATTTTACTCCATGTAATTTTGTGGAACTGAGGAAGGAACTAGCACAATATTTCAGCTCCTCAtcattcatcaaagaaaagggTGGAAGCATGGAAAAAGAGCAGATCTCTTATTCTGTGCCTTCAAACAGTCATGATAATGATCCAGATTCAAAATCTATCAATTTATTTGTCATTCCATTAAAGGACAAAGATGACTCTCTTAAAGCTCAGTACAAAAGTTACATCTCTGCACTATGGAAGTTGCGAGATCAg GTTTTATCAATGAACGGCCTGTCCTTTGCTAGGACAGTCTCAGAACGTGACTGGTTGAAAAATTCTGCCAAGATCTGGGAATTAGTTAAAGGCTCTGCAATCATTGCAGAGTATGGCCAAGCACTTCAAGGTTCAGGGATGTTTCGGAGGTAG